Proteins from one Rhinopithecus roxellana isolate Shanxi Qingling chromosome 20, ASM756505v1, whole genome shotgun sequence genomic window:
- the CES5A gene encoding carboxylesterase 5A isoform X1 gives MAVLVCPAPCHVLKEFRIRREMWRLCLVYYFYPTSSTLYVLKIDVLNHSSKDERPSAEGPQRNTRLGWIQGKQVTVLGSPVPVNVFLGVPFAAPPLGPLRFTNPQPASPWDNLREATSYPNLCLQNSEWLRLDQHMLKVHYPNIGVSEDCLYLNIYVPAHADVGSKLPVLVWFPGGAFKTGSASIFDGSALAAYEDLLVVVIQYRLGIFGFFTTWDQHAPGNWAFKDQVAALSWVQKNIEFFGGDPSSVTIFGESAGAISVSSLILSPMAKGLFHKAIMESGVAIIPYLKAHDYEKSEDLQVVAHFCGHNASDSEDLLRCLRTKSSKELLTLSQKAKSFTRVVDGAFFPNEPLDLLSQKAFKAIPSIIGVNNHECGFLLPMKEAPEILSGSNKSLALHLIQNILHIPPQYLHLVANEYFHDKHSLTEIRDSLLDLLGDVFFVVPALITARYHRDAGAPVYFYEFRHRPQCFEDTKPAFVKADHADEVRFVFGGAFLKGDIVMFEGATEEEKLLSRKMMKYWATFARTGNPNGDDLPLWPAYNLTEQYLQLDLNMSLGQRLKEPRVEFWTSTIPRSCLLPTCSSPLSFLIFLSLLQPFFFSFVPWEAIFL, from the exons GGCCTTCTGCTGAAGGGCCACAGAGGAACACCAGGCTGGGATGGATTCAGGGCAAGCAAGTCACCGTGCTGGGAAGCCCTGTGCCTGTGAACGTGTTCCTCGGAGTCCCCTTTGCTGCTCCCCCGCTGGGACCCCTGCGATTTACGAACCCTCAGCCTGCATCGCCCTGGGATAACTTGCGAGAAGCCACCTCCTACCCTAATTT GTGCCTCCAGAACTCAGAGTGGCTGCGCTTAGATCAACACATGCTCAAGGTGCATTACCCCAATATCGGCGTGTCAGAAGACTGCCTGTACCTGAACATCTATGTGCCTGCCCACGCCGATGTAGGCTCCAAGCTCCCC gTCTTGGTGTGGTTCCCAGGGGGTGCCTTCAAGACTGGCTCAGCCTCCATCTTTGATGGGTCCGCTCTTGCTGCCTATGAGGACTTGCTGGTTGTGGTCATCCAGTACCGGCTGGGAATATTTGGCTTCTTCAC CACATGGGATCAGCACGCTCCGGGGAACTGGGCCTTCAAGGACCAGGTGGCTGCTCTGTCCTGGGTCCAGAAGAACATCGAGTTCTTCGGTGGGGACCCCAGCTCTGTGACCATCTTTGGCGAGTCCGCGGGAGCCATAAGTGTTTCCAGCCTT ATACTGTCTCCCATGGCCAAAGGCTTATTCCACAAAGCCATCATGGAGAGTGGAGTGGCCATCATCCCTTACCTGAAGGCCCATGATTATGAGAAGAGTGAGGAC CTGCAGGTGGTTGCACATTTCTGTGGGCACAATGCGTCAGACTCTGAGGACCTGCTGAGGTGCCTGAGGACAAAATCCTCCAAGGAGCTGCTGACCCTCAGCCAG AAAGCAAAGTCTTTCACTCGAGTGGTTGATGGTGCTTTCTTTCCTAATGAGCCTCTAGATCTATTGTCTCAGAAAGCATTTAAAGCAATTCCTTCCATCATCGGAGTCAATAACCATGAGTGTGGCTTCCTGCTGCCTATG AAGGAGGCTCCTGAGATCCTCAGTGGCTCCAACAAGTCCCTTGCCCTCCATCTGATACAAAACATCCTG cacatCCCGCCTCAGTATTTGCACCTTGTGGCTAATGAATACTTCCATGACAAGCACTCCCTGACTGAAATCCGAGACAGTCTTCTGGACTTGCTTGGAGATGTGTTCTTTGTGGTCCCTGCGCTGATCACAGCTCGATATCACCGAG ATGCTGGAGCACCtgtctacttctatgagtttcgGCACCGGCCCCAGTGCTTTGAAGACACGAAGCCAGCTTTCGTCAAAGCTGACCACGCTGATGAAGTCCGCTTTGTGTTCGGTGGTGCCTTCCTGAAGGGTGACATTGTTATGTTCG AAGGAGCCACGGAGGAGGAGAAGTTGCTGAGCCGGAAGATGATGAAATACTGGGCTACCTTTGCTCGAACCGG GAATCCCAATGGGGACGACCTGCCTCTGTGGCCAGCCTATAATCTGACTGAGCAGTACCTGCAGCTGGACTTGAACATGAGCCTTGGACAGAGACTCAAAGAACCGCGGGTGGAGTTTTGGACCAGCACCATCCCCCGATCCTGCCTGCTTCCGACATGCTCCAGTCctctttccttcttaattttcctttctctcctccagcctttctttttctcttttgttccttGGGAAGCTATCTTTCTGtga
- the CES5A gene encoding carboxylesterase 5A isoform X3, protein MSGNWVHPGQILFWAIWVLAAPTKGPSAEGPQRNTRLGWIQGKQVTVLGSPVPVNVFLGVPFAAPPLGPLRFTNPQPASPWDNLREATSYPNLCLQNSEWLRLDQHMLKVHYPNIGVSEDCLYLNIYVPAHADVGSKLPVLVWFPGGAFKTGSASIFDGSALAAYEDLLVVVIQYRLGIFGFFTTWDQHAPGNWAFKDQVAALSWVQKNIEFFGGDPSSVTIFGESAGAISVSSLILSPMAKGLFHKAIMESGVAIIPYLKAHDYEKSEDLQVVAHFCGHNASDSEDLLRCLRTKSSKELLTLSQKAKSFTRVVDGAFFPNEPLDLLSQKAFKAIPSIIGVNNHECGFLLPMKEAPEILSGSNKSLALHLIQNILHIPPQYLHLVANEYFHDKHSLTEIRDSLLDLLGDVFFVVPALITARYHREGATEEEKLLSRKMMKYWATFARTGNPNGDDLPLWPAYNLTEQYLQLDLNMSLGQRLKEPRVEFWTSTIPRSCLLPTCSSPLSFLIFLSLLQPFFFSFVPWEAIFL, encoded by the exons GGCCTTCTGCTGAAGGGCCACAGAGGAACACCAGGCTGGGATGGATTCAGGGCAAGCAAGTCACCGTGCTGGGAAGCCCTGTGCCTGTGAACGTGTTCCTCGGAGTCCCCTTTGCTGCTCCCCCGCTGGGACCCCTGCGATTTACGAACCCTCAGCCTGCATCGCCCTGGGATAACTTGCGAGAAGCCACCTCCTACCCTAATTT GTGCCTCCAGAACTCAGAGTGGCTGCGCTTAGATCAACACATGCTCAAGGTGCATTACCCCAATATCGGCGTGTCAGAAGACTGCCTGTACCTGAACATCTATGTGCCTGCCCACGCCGATGTAGGCTCCAAGCTCCCC gTCTTGGTGTGGTTCCCAGGGGGTGCCTTCAAGACTGGCTCAGCCTCCATCTTTGATGGGTCCGCTCTTGCTGCCTATGAGGACTTGCTGGTTGTGGTCATCCAGTACCGGCTGGGAATATTTGGCTTCTTCAC CACATGGGATCAGCACGCTCCGGGGAACTGGGCCTTCAAGGACCAGGTGGCTGCTCTGTCCTGGGTCCAGAAGAACATCGAGTTCTTCGGTGGGGACCCCAGCTCTGTGACCATCTTTGGCGAGTCCGCGGGAGCCATAAGTGTTTCCAGCCTT ATACTGTCTCCCATGGCCAAAGGCTTATTCCACAAAGCCATCATGGAGAGTGGAGTGGCCATCATCCCTTACCTGAAGGCCCATGATTATGAGAAGAGTGAGGAC CTGCAGGTGGTTGCACATTTCTGTGGGCACAATGCGTCAGACTCTGAGGACCTGCTGAGGTGCCTGAGGACAAAATCCTCCAAGGAGCTGCTGACCCTCAGCCAG AAAGCAAAGTCTTTCACTCGAGTGGTTGATGGTGCTTTCTTTCCTAATGAGCCTCTAGATCTATTGTCTCAGAAAGCATTTAAAGCAATTCCTTCCATCATCGGAGTCAATAACCATGAGTGTGGCTTCCTGCTGCCTATG AAGGAGGCTCCTGAGATCCTCAGTGGCTCCAACAAGTCCCTTGCCCTCCATCTGATACAAAACATCCTG cacatCCCGCCTCAGTATTTGCACCTTGTGGCTAATGAATACTTCCATGACAAGCACTCCCTGACTGAAATCCGAGACAGTCTTCTGGACTTGCTTGGAGATGTGTTCTTTGTGGTCCCTGCGCTGATCACAGCTCGATATCACCGAG AAGGAGCCACGGAGGAGGAGAAGTTGCTGAGCCGGAAGATGATGAAATACTGGGCTACCTTTGCTCGAACCGG GAATCCCAATGGGGACGACCTGCCTCTGTGGCCAGCCTATAATCTGACTGAGCAGTACCTGCAGCTGGACTTGAACATGAGCCTTGGACAGAGACTCAAAGAACCGCGGGTGGAGTTTTGGACCAGCACCATCCCCCGATCCTGCCTGCTTCCGACATGCTCCAGTCctctttccttcttaattttcctttctctcctccagcctttctttttctcttttgttccttGGGAAGCTATCTTTCTGtga
- the CES5A gene encoding carboxylesterase 5A isoform X2: protein MSGNWVHPGQILFWAIWVLAAPTKGPSAEGPQRNTRLGWIQGKQVTVLGSPVPVNVFLGVPFAAPPLGPLRFTNPQPASPWDNLREATSYPNLCLQNSEWLRLDQHMLKVHYPNIGVSEDCLYLNIYVPAHADVGSKLPVLVWFPGGAFKTGSASIFDGSALAAYEDLLVVVIQYRLGIFGFFTTWDQHAPGNWAFKDQVAALSWVQKNIEFFGGDPSSVTIFGESAGAISVSSLILSPMAKGLFHKAIMESGVAIIPYLKAHDYEKSEDLQVVAHFCGHNASDSEDLLRCLRTKSSKELLTLSQKAKSFTRVVDGAFFPNEPLDLLSQKAFKAIPSIIGVNNHECGFLLPMKEAPEILSGSNKSLALHLIQNILHIPPQYLHLVANEYFHDKHSLTEIRDSLLDLLGDVFFVVPALITARYHRDAGAPVYFYEFRHRPQCFEDTKPAFVKADHADEVRFVFGGAFLKGDIVMFEGATEEEKLLSRKMMKYWATFARTGNPNGDDLPLWPAYNLTEQYLQLDLNMSLGQRLKEPRVEFWTSTIPRSCLLPTCSSPLSFLIFLSLLQPFFFSFVPWEAIFL from the exons GGCCTTCTGCTGAAGGGCCACAGAGGAACACCAGGCTGGGATGGATTCAGGGCAAGCAAGTCACCGTGCTGGGAAGCCCTGTGCCTGTGAACGTGTTCCTCGGAGTCCCCTTTGCTGCTCCCCCGCTGGGACCCCTGCGATTTACGAACCCTCAGCCTGCATCGCCCTGGGATAACTTGCGAGAAGCCACCTCCTACCCTAATTT GTGCCTCCAGAACTCAGAGTGGCTGCGCTTAGATCAACACATGCTCAAGGTGCATTACCCCAATATCGGCGTGTCAGAAGACTGCCTGTACCTGAACATCTATGTGCCTGCCCACGCCGATGTAGGCTCCAAGCTCCCC gTCTTGGTGTGGTTCCCAGGGGGTGCCTTCAAGACTGGCTCAGCCTCCATCTTTGATGGGTCCGCTCTTGCTGCCTATGAGGACTTGCTGGTTGTGGTCATCCAGTACCGGCTGGGAATATTTGGCTTCTTCAC CACATGGGATCAGCACGCTCCGGGGAACTGGGCCTTCAAGGACCAGGTGGCTGCTCTGTCCTGGGTCCAGAAGAACATCGAGTTCTTCGGTGGGGACCCCAGCTCTGTGACCATCTTTGGCGAGTCCGCGGGAGCCATAAGTGTTTCCAGCCTT ATACTGTCTCCCATGGCCAAAGGCTTATTCCACAAAGCCATCATGGAGAGTGGAGTGGCCATCATCCCTTACCTGAAGGCCCATGATTATGAGAAGAGTGAGGAC CTGCAGGTGGTTGCACATTTCTGTGGGCACAATGCGTCAGACTCTGAGGACCTGCTGAGGTGCCTGAGGACAAAATCCTCCAAGGAGCTGCTGACCCTCAGCCAG AAAGCAAAGTCTTTCACTCGAGTGGTTGATGGTGCTTTCTTTCCTAATGAGCCTCTAGATCTATTGTCTCAGAAAGCATTTAAAGCAATTCCTTCCATCATCGGAGTCAATAACCATGAGTGTGGCTTCCTGCTGCCTATG AAGGAGGCTCCTGAGATCCTCAGTGGCTCCAACAAGTCCCTTGCCCTCCATCTGATACAAAACATCCTG cacatCCCGCCTCAGTATTTGCACCTTGTGGCTAATGAATACTTCCATGACAAGCACTCCCTGACTGAAATCCGAGACAGTCTTCTGGACTTGCTTGGAGATGTGTTCTTTGTGGTCCCTGCGCTGATCACAGCTCGATATCACCGAG ATGCTGGAGCACCtgtctacttctatgagtttcgGCACCGGCCCCAGTGCTTTGAAGACACGAAGCCAGCTTTCGTCAAAGCTGACCACGCTGATGAAGTCCGCTTTGTGTTCGGTGGTGCCTTCCTGAAGGGTGACATTGTTATGTTCG AAGGAGCCACGGAGGAGGAGAAGTTGCTGAGCCGGAAGATGATGAAATACTGGGCTACCTTTGCTCGAACCGG GAATCCCAATGGGGACGACCTGCCTCTGTGGCCAGCCTATAATCTGACTGAGCAGTACCTGCAGCTGGACTTGAACATGAGCCTTGGACAGAGACTCAAAGAACCGCGGGTGGAGTTTTGGACCAGCACCATCCCCCGATCCTGCCTGCTTCCGACATGCTCCAGTCctctttccttcttaattttcctttctctcctccagcctttctttttctcttttgttccttGGGAAGCTATCTTTCTGtga